CCAGTCCGACCGCCAGCGCCAGGATGTGATTTCTGCCTTTCATGTCTGTTCCCTCGCTTGAATAGTGATGCGAACCTCCGGTGGACCGGTCAGCGCGTCTGGATTGTTGGTGAATGACGTTCAAAAAATGGACCTCCGGTCGTCCGGTCGGCGAACAGGGAGAGTGCTAGGGTTTACAGAGCTGGCGACTCATTTGCCGTGGCTGCCGTGACTGCGCAGGTCCGCGGTCGCGGGATGTACCCGCAATTTTTCCTTGCGATCGATCTGCACCACGCGGCCGTCGTGAATCACGAACTCCACGGAACCAAAACGCAGCGTGCGCAGGCTCTCGCGCAGCACGGCGATGATCTCTTCCGCCGGCTCATTGCCCAGGTTCGATGAATTCATGATTCGCATCCCGACTCAAACGTGTTGCACCCAATCCCGATTAACTGCACCCAACGGGTCCTTCCACGCGTCCCGTGCTGGGGTCTTTACCAGCACCGCTGAGCGATATCCCTTACCCGGGATTGCTTCCTGCCGTATCGCTGCGGTCTGACCTGACATTTCAGCTTTCGTGCCAAGGCCGGAAAATTTACTTATCTATATGTTTTTATGGATAAAGTTTATTCGGATCGGCTTTTATGAGGATTACGCAATCTGTTTTATTAAACGGTTTTCTGTTAATAATGCAGTAATTCCGTGAAATAGCCTGAGTAGAAATGGATAAATTCGAGCACCTGCTGCTGGACATATGGCGAGAGGTCGGACGCCATATGGAACTGATCGACGCGATGGACAACATAACCGCCCTGCTGGCCCCCGCCTTGCCGCTCAGCGCCCTGGAGATTCTCCATCTCGATCCGCGGCGTGACGACATCGAGACCATCGCCGTCAGCCGGCACGATGGCAGGCCGCCCGCGCACGGTCGCCGTGTTGGCATGACAACGGCACGCTACGAGGGTCTGCTGGATTGGATGCGCCAGGAACGCATGGCGGCGCTGTCCGCCGCCGCGGACTGGCCGCCCGCCCTGACACCGTTGCAGGATTTCTACTCCGGGAATGACGTGCTGATAGGAGTGCTGAAGGACCGCGCGTCCCGACCTGAAGGTCTGGTGGTGATCCTGGCCGAACCCGGCCAGATCAAGCTGCGCCACCACCGCCTGCTGGAAGGCCTGCTCGAACCGCTGACCGTGGCGCTGGAAAACGACAACCGGTTGCGCGAACTGGGCCAGCTCCGCGCCAGCGCGGAGGCGGACAAGCAATCATTGCTGACGCGGCTCGGCCGCGAGAAGGTGAGCGGCGACACCATCGTCGGCGCCGACATGGGGCTGCGACCGGTACTGGAGCGCGTCGATCAGGTCGCCCGCTCCGACACCTCGGTGCTGCTGCTCGGCGAGACCGGGTCCGGCAAGGAGGTGGTCGCGCGCGCGATCCACGATCGCTCGCTGCGCGCGCAGGGGCCGTTCATCCGCGTCAACTGCGGCGCGATCGCGCCCGAACTGATCGATTCCGAACTGTTCGGTCACGAGAAGGGCAGCTTCACCGGCGCTCTGGCGCAGCGCAAGGGCTGGTTCGAGCGCGCAGACGGCGGCACCCTGTTCCTGGACGAGATCGGCGAACTCCCCGCCTCGGTGCAGGTGCGCCTGCTGCGCGTGCTGCAGGACGGCAGCCTGTATCGCGTCGGCGGCGAGCAGCCGCTCCAGGTCGACATCCGCGTCATCGCCGCGACCCACCGCGACCTCGCCGCCATGGTGCAGCAGGGCGGCTTCCGCGAGGACCTGTGGTACCGCATCGCGATCTTCCCGATCCTGATCCCGCCCGTGCGCGAACGGCTGGAGGACATCCCCGAGCTGGCGCGCCACTTTGCGCGCCGTGCGGCGGTGAAGCTCGGCCTGCATCTGCAGCTTCCGACCGCCGCCGACATCGAGCAGTTGCGCAGTTACACCTGGCCCGGCAACGTGCGCGAGATGGCGGCGGTGATCGAACGCGCGGCGATCCTGGGCCAGGGGGAACGGCTGGCAATCGGCACAGCACTCGGTCTCGCCCCCGTGCCGGGAAGGACGCCGGATGTATCGCGCCAGGACGCCAGACCTGTGTTCTCCACCCTCGAACAGACGATGGCGGACCACATCCGCATTGCCCTCAAACGCACCCTCGGCCGCGTCGAAGGACCGCAGGGCGCGGCACGTCTGCTCGGGATCAATCCGCACACACTGCGCTCGCGCATGCGCAAGCTCGACATTGATCCGGCACCGTTCCGGCAGCTCCCGGATTGATATTTTTCCGCCCTGGCGGACGATAGCGCTTTACTCATCACCCGCCGATGATTACCCTGCCATAAGCCTTCGACAGGATCACACCGCCGTGTCAGTTCCGATAACCATGCGCATCGCCGGCCGCTTCCGCGGCTTTCTCCCCGTGGTCGTGGACGTCGAAACGGGCGGGATCAATCCCGCCACCGATGCCCTGCTGGAGATCGCGGTCGTGCTGCTCGGTTACGACGAGAGTCAGCGCCTGGCGCCGCTCTCGACGCACAGCCACCACGTGCAGCCGTTCCCCGGGGCCGTGCTCAACCCGGAGGCCCTCGCGTTCAACGGCATCGATCCCTATCATCCCTTCCGCGCGGCCATCGACGAGAAGGAGGCCCTGCAGGCGCTGTTCCGCGTGGTGCGCCAGGCGGTACGCGACAGCGGCTGCACCCGCGCGATCCTCGTCGGACACAACCCGATCCTCGACCTTGGTTTTCTCAACGCCGCAGTGGAGCGCACCGGGATCAAGCGCAACCCGTTCCATCCGTTCAGCAGCTTCGACACCGCCTCGCTGGCCGGACTCGCCTTTGGCCAGACCGTGCTGGCGCGCGCCGTGCAATGCGCGGGATTTACCTGGGACCAGAGCCAGGCGCACTCGGCGATCTACGACGCCGAACGCACGGCGGACCTGTTTTGCGCGATCGTGAATGAATGGGATAACGTGAGGCGTGAGGCGTGAGGCGTGAGGCGTGAGGCGTGAGGCGTGAGGCGTGAGGCGTGAGGCGACAAGAGCATGAACGCTTCAGTTCTCTGTCAAGTACTTTGTTATTGATGTTTTGTCTTACACCTAACTCCTCACCCCTCACGCATCACCGATTCCTTACGCCGCTTTATCCACCAGCTGCTGCAATTCGCCGCTCTGGTAGAGCTCCATCATGATGTCGCAGCCGCCGATCAGTTCACCCTTGATGAAGAGCTGGGGAAACGTGGGCCAGTTGGCGTAGCGGGGGAGGTTCTGGCGGACCTCCGGGTCCTGCAGGACGTCCACAGACTGGAACTGGGCGCCGCAGCTGCGCAGCGCCTGCACGGCGCGCTGTGAAAATCCGCATTGGGGGAAATCGGGGGAACCCTTCATGTAAAGCACGATCGGGTTGCCTTCGACCTGCTGCCTGATCCTTTCCATCACATCCATAACCACCCTCACCTCGTTTAGCCCGCGTCCGCCGGGATCGGCGGATCCTCGCATGTCATTATGATAGAGAGAATACCCGACTGTTTCAATCAGGTATTCTTGCGCTGTATGGGGTCCGGTATGGGGACAGATCTTAAATCTGTCCCCGAAACACCCCATCAACGCTGTGTGTCCCCGTCCCCGCCTCGGCCTCGCCCCAGCCGCCACCGCCCGCGGATTCCACCCGGACCCTGTCCCCGGTGACGGCCTCGAAACATACCTTGGGCGGCAGGGGCTGATCATTATGCCGGTTCTCCCCGCAAGCCCCGGCCGAGCCTCCCGCGAGCCCCCACGGCGCATGGGTGCGGCGCTCCGTGATCAGGGTGACCGTGGCGGGCGCGAGCAGCTCGTACTCGCGCACCAGGCCGTCGCCGCCGCGCCTCCGGCCGGCCCCGCCCGAACCGGTGCGAATCTCGTAGCGGCGGATGCGCAGGGGGTAGTGCAGTTCCAGGCTTTCGATCGGGGTATTCAAGGTGTTCGTCATATGCGTCTGCACGCCGCTCAGCCCTCCGCCGGCGGGTCCGGCGCCCATGCCGCCGCCCAGGGTTTCATAGTAATCCCAGGCGAGCCCGCCCGACTGCCCGCCCATCGCGATATTGTTCATGCTGCCGTGGCTGGCCGCCGGGATGCGGCCCGGCAGGGCCTGCGCCAGTGCGCCGAGCACCACGTCGACGACGCGCGTGCTGGTCTCGACGTTGCCGGCCGCGACGGCAGCGGGGCGACGTGCGTTCAGCAGCGTGCCCTCCGGCGCCGTCAGGCGCAACGGCCGGAAACTCCCCGCACAGTCCGGGACCTCCGGCGGCATCAGGCAGCGGAAGGCGTAGTACACGGCGGCAGCCGTCACTGCGAGCGGGCAGTTGACGTTGCCGGCGACCTGCGGCGCGGTGCCGGTGAAATCGGCCTCAATGTCCGATCCGGAGATGCGCAGCGTCAGGACCAGCGGGATATCGCGCGTACCCTGCCCGTCGTCGTCGAGGACATCGCGAAACCGGTATTCACCGTCAGGGATGGCTGCCAGCCCGGCACGTGCGAGCCGTTCCGCATAGTCGTTGAGCTGTCGCAGCGACTCGCGGTATTCCCCGAGCCCCAGTCCCGACACCAGGGTCTCGAGGCGCGCCAGGCCACAGCGGTTGGCGCTGATCTGGGCGGCATAATCGCCGCGGTTCTGCAGGGAGTTTCGCGTCTCACCCGCGATCCGTTCCATGACGGCGGCGTCGATCTGTCCGTCACGCAGGATAAAGGTCGGCGGGAGCACCATGCCCTCCTCCTCCAGCCGGCGCGAGATCGGCATCGAGCCCGGCGTCACCGCGCCGATGTCGGCGTGGTGCGCGCGGTTGGCCACGAATCCCGCGAGTCGCGCCTGCCCTTCATTTCCTGCAAACACGGGCGCGATCAGCGTCACATCGGGCAGGTGCGTGCCGCCCAGGAACGGGTCGTTCAGGATGACCATATCGCCCGGCCGCCATTCCAGCCGGCCGACGATGTCGCGCATGGCAAAGGCCATGCTGCCCAGATGTACCGGTATATGCGCCGCCTGGGCGCACAGCTCGCCCGCGGCATCGAATACGGCGCAGGAGAAATCGAGGCGGTCCTTGATATTGGGGGACAGCGCCGTGCGCCTCAGCACCGCGCCCATCTCCTCACAGACGGCGGCCATACGGCTGGCAAACAAGCTGAGTTCAATAGAGTTCATATTGGGGACAGATTTATTTTTTGCATGCTCCTGTAAATACTAGGTGTTTTCAATAAATAAATCTGTCCCCGTTTCCTTGAACTGGCCTTCCGGCTGCTCTACACTTTTCCGGGCGTACCACCAAACCTTTCCCGCCAGTCTGTTTCGATGTGAATCACTTGCCCGGCGGAAAGCGGGCGCAGCGGCGACAGCCGGTCCGGCACACCGATACCGCCGGACTTCTTGCTGTCTGACTGAACATTCCACGGGGCGGCCCTGCACGACAACAACCAGGGGTCGCCTTTAATGTCATGAGGAGCGAAAGATGGTACACGAACTGCCCAAACTGCCCTATGCGATGAATGCCCTGCAACCGCACATCTCCGCGGAAACGCTCGAATACCACTACGGCAAACATCACCAGACCTATGTCACCAACCTCAATAACCTGATCAAGGGCACCGAATTCGAGGCCCTCTCGCTGGAAGACATAATCAGGAAATCCTCGGGCGGCCTGTTCAACAACGCGGCGCAGGTGTGGAACCACACCTTCTACTGGAACTGCCTCGGACCGAACGGCAGCGGCAAACCCGCCGGCGCGCTGGCCAAGGCCATCGATACGGCATTCGGTTCGTTCGACGAATTCAAGGCCAAGTTCAGCCAGACCGCGATCACGACCTTCGGCTCCGGCTGGGCGTGGCTGGTGAAGAATGCGGACGGCTCGCTCGCCATCAGCAGCACCTCAAATGCGGGCACGCCGATGACCGAAGGCAAAAAGGCACTGTTGACCTGCGACGTCTGGGAGCACGCCTATTACATCGATTACCGCAACGCACGCCCCAAGTATGTGGAGAAATTCTGGGAAATCGTCAACTGGGATTTTGTCTCCCGGAATCTCGCTTAAGGTCGTTGGGCCGCATCGCATACAGCCCGGCCT
Above is a genomic segment from Gammaproteobacteria bacterium containing:
- the sodB gene encoding superoxide dismutase [Fe], encoding MVHELPKLPYAMNALQPHISAETLEYHYGKHHQTYVTNLNNLIKGTEFEALSLEDIIRKSSGGLFNNAAQVWNHTFYWNCLGPNGSGKPAGALAKAIDTAFGSFDEFKAKFSQTAITTFGSGWAWLVKNADGSLAISSTSNAGTPMTEGKKALLTCDVWEHAYYIDYRNARPKYVEKFWEIVNWDFVSRNLA
- a CDS encoding sigma 54-interacting transcriptional regulator, encoding MDKFEHLLLDIWREVGRHMELIDAMDNITALLAPALPLSALEILHLDPRRDDIETIAVSRHDGRPPAHGRRVGMTTARYEGLLDWMRQERMAALSAAADWPPALTPLQDFYSGNDVLIGVLKDRASRPEGLVVILAEPGQIKLRHHRLLEGLLEPLTVALENDNRLRELGQLRASAEADKQSLLTRLGREKVSGDTIVGADMGLRPVLERVDQVARSDTSVLLLGETGSGKEVVARAIHDRSLRAQGPFIRVNCGAIAPELIDSELFGHEKGSFTGALAQRKGWFERADGGTLFLDEIGELPASVQVRLLRVLQDGSLYRVGGEQPLQVDIRVIAATHRDLAAMVQQGGFREDLWYRIAIFPILIPPVRERLEDIPELARHFARRAAVKLGLHLQLPTAADIEQLRSYTWPGNVREMAAVIERAAILGQGERLAIGTALGLAPVPGRTPDVSRQDARPVFSTLEQTMADHIRIALKRTLGRVEGPQGAARLLGINPHTLRSRMRKLDIDPAPFRQLPD
- a CDS encoding YezD family protein → MRIMNSSNLGNEPAEEIIAVLRESLRTLRFGSVEFVIHDGRVVQIDRKEKLRVHPATADLRSHGSHGK
- the rnt gene encoding ribonuclease T — protein: MRIAGRFRGFLPVVVDVETGGINPATDALLEIAVVLLGYDESQRLAPLSTHSHHVQPFPGAVLNPEALAFNGIDPYHPFRAAIDEKEALQALFRVVRQAVRDSGCTRAILVGHNPILDLGFLNAAVERTGIKRNPFHPFSSFDTASLAGLAFGQTVLARAVQCAGFTWDQSQAHSAIYDAERTADLFCAIVNEWDNVRREA
- the grxD gene encoding Grx4 family monothiol glutaredoxin, which gives rise to MDVMERIRQQVEGNPIVLYMKGSPDFPQCGFSQRAVQALRSCGAQFQSVDVLQDPEVRQNLPRYANWPTFPQLFIKGELIGGCDIMMELYQSGELQQLVDKAA
- a CDS encoding hydantoinase B/oxoprolinase family protein; its protein translation is MNSIELSLFASRMAAVCEEMGAVLRRTALSPNIKDRLDFSCAVFDAAGELCAQAAHIPVHLGSMAFAMRDIVGRLEWRPGDMVILNDPFLGGTHLPDVTLIAPVFAGNEGQARLAGFVANRAHHADIGAVTPGSMPISRRLEEEGMVLPPTFILRDGQIDAAVMERIAGETRNSLQNRGDYAAQISANRCGLARLETLVSGLGLGEYRESLRQLNDYAERLARAGLAAIPDGEYRFRDVLDDDGQGTRDIPLVLTLRISGSDIEADFTGTAPQVAGNVNCPLAVTAAAVYYAFRCLMPPEVPDCAGSFRPLRLTAPEGTLLNARRPAAVAAGNVETSTRVVDVVLGALAQALPGRIPAASHGSMNNIAMGGQSGGLAWDYYETLGGGMGAGPAGGGLSGVQTHMTNTLNTPIESLELHYPLRIRRYEIRTGSGGAGRRRGGDGLVREYELLAPATVTLITERRTHAPWGLAGGSAGACGENRHNDQPLPPKVCFEAVTGDRVRVESAGGGGWGEAEAGTGTHSVDGVFRGQI